The Strigops habroptila isolate Jane chromosome 8, bStrHab1.2.pri, whole genome shotgun sequence genome includes a window with the following:
- the LOC115611196 gene encoding mucin-4-like isoform X5, with protein sequence MGTRGWTLSTFVGCCIWILHGLGAAAALPFTTEGPFSAGTASPITAESKGPSALVVGTAETSTVAADAETVETTLMESPPSPTFPPGAEPDAVVTGASKYTSTAPTWTNVTKPLNTSQDFERGLTAPAAATTAAAISAQHPTITPEAELDVTAAAPGTPLGTTPLFAGMKEDIAAVAREGEDLNPSTAAKSLPTIPPPAAAWEAQPTAGSPVGAGVTMLPSQGLTTAAGAVEEGVTLPLDIQSKDSANSSSPSPSTGGLLTAQQDRAVSGAVGITPEPVGEITPAAEGSPSASVPGDAGDAVNGEFSPPASTFLPLESPTASGTVGNLWEPSVLPDQAVLSPTTLLAPAGSEDWEGQGAPGSALSPAASEAPKATEDTAISLLSPGVPTDVLSDTNPPVLATALPRGDMGAVRLAKPSPWQTPTGEQPPLLAAALPFPSAPGAPYPPLGTAYPLPGAAYPPPGTGAGTLPAADDGAETPASPDLSAARGAPMSPSLGGTQPLETAAGAPQDADGARLNSASDAPNPASFVPDGLAWPAAGVQDEGAEGAGDTAQSGGSGNGSPYSDTQTDTNPSAFSVQQDPANTGELPTGGTEALANAELSPLSALGDGAGAAPALGQGPLPGPAPPGSAGLEPGVLEAEGPGGSAPVAAYPPPGAAAGPVSGSETPASPDLSAGEPQGAPVPPSFGESQPLGMAAGAPQGAGLPGANGSSTSLTSAWDAPSSAAYGPAGPSSPALGVQAGTNVGLPAAEEHGAGPAEQALGGAGSGAGFEPPLVSAAGSGTVAGKDQLPGAGSLSGPASPSDVVAAPSVSEGGGAGPIPAAALGPDSLSLASPDTETGSELALVQGAESRGDAAQAGNPEKPYTETSPSAFSVQQDPANTGELPTGGTEALANAKLSPLSALGDGAGAEPALGQGPLPGPAPPGSAGLEPGVLEAEGPGGSAPVAAYPPPGAAAGPVSGSETPASPDLSAGEPQGAPVPPSFGESQPLGMAAGAPQGAGLPGANGSSTSLTSAWDAPSSAAYGPAGPSSPALGVQAGTNVGLPTAEEHGAGPAEQALGGAGSGAGFEPPLVSAAGSGTVAGKDQLPGAGSSSGPASPSGAVAASSVLDPSSPSSSGPWPPSLGAGPGVPPAAGEGAGEAAGDRGSSGQSQAPAREGPAASGAPDGEMSTVLQFASSSPSIEGSSSPGTAVEAANGASLPGAGGAGGALSTALGAPGPEERPVPAPGIQSGASPGLSDAQLSQANVVELPGGSSVNGGPSPGASLGEGAGAIMQKTSGAPAPSALPSPQETQPLVPVAPDSSSISNDMATSPAASLPLSGHGLSSGLAPNGDSISAPGTQSGSRPLMPGAQRGLAGDAGGAQTWSFEDEVASGMPAPLGEVSPRAPASPGAALELPSAPQRENAAEGVSTNPGLSAPLLAFAAVPLYQYGARENDRQYVERRVDFNSPLFKPETGFPFGKTLRDSLYFTDNGQIIFPASDNSIFTYPNPPPSGFNGHEEVPIIAVFWDNADFSRGVGTTYYQEYFTLNTAKPPFVRDVEAKVRRYLKSSYSAVWTLKITWERAPAYTARTDTHRTITYQAVLTTDGFRSYVLMLYQEGGMQWDYTRLAATNVLIGYTSGDGFYHNDDLTQRPPATKYRPDQFRGYNTDLRGLWIYKLESRVGVNYRLKCLAWTGRQQEPRAWTQGLPACPCSLQQGQQDPRFKSSRGGWWAARVSMLHSASPNQHGAGIRCLYDSQSQLIEGRQERYWRSFRQTSPYRDQELKFYDWCCNQAGSAHLCARYSEKRPKIGCGGYQLPGMGSSEESESYSEEQRGGEDE encoded by the exons ATGGGGACCAGGGGATGGACACTTTCTACCTTCGTGGGATGCTGCATATGGATTCTGCACG GGctcggggctgctgctgccctcccttTTACTACCGAGGGGCCATTTTCTGCAGGGACGGCTTCTCCCATCACGGCAGAGAGCAAGGGGCCCAGTGCCCTGGTGGTGGGCACTGCAGAGACAAGCACCGTGGCGGCTGATGCTGAGACGGTGGAGACCACCCTCATGGAGAGCCCACCAAGCCCAACCTTCCCTCCCGGGGCTGAGCCAGATGCTGTGGTGACAGGGGCAAGCAAATACACCTCTACAGCACCGACTTGGACGAACGTGACCAAGCCGCTTAACACGTCTCAGGATTTTGAGAGGGGTTTgactgctcctgctgcagccacgACTGCTGCCGCCATCTCTGCACAGCACCCCACTATCACCCCGGAAGCAGAGCTTGATGTAACAGCAGCTGCTCCCGGCACCCCCCTGGGGACCACCCCTCTCTTTGCAGGTATGAAGGAGGACATCGCGGCTGTGGCCAGAGAAGGAGAAGATCTAAACCCCAGCACTGCCGCCAAGTCCCTCCCTACCATCCCTCCACCAGCAGCCGCCTGGGAGGCACAGCCAACTGCTGGCAGCCCTGTGGGTGCCGGTGTCACCATGCTGCCGAGCCAAGGGCTGACCACAGCTGCGGGAGCAGTTGAGGAAGGCGTTACCCTGCCCCTGGATATCCAAAGCAAAGACAGTGCCAACTCCTcgagccccagccccagcactgggggGCTGCTTACAGCCCAGCAGGACAGAGCGGTGAGCGGGGCTGTGGGCATCACCCCAGAGCCAGTGGGAGAAATTACCCCGGCTGCTGAGGGAAGTCCCTCAGCGTCAGTGCCTGGAGATGCAGGAGATGCAGTAAATGGTGAATTCAGCCCACCTGCCTCGACTTTCCTGCCCCTGGAGAGCCCAACAGCGTCGGGAACAGTGGGAAACCTATGGGAGCCCTCTGTCCTCCCCGACCAGGCAGTGCTGAGCCCAACTACTTTGCTGGCACCGGCCGGCAGTGAGGAttgggaagggcagggagcTCCTGGTTCAGCCTTGTCACCTGCAGCCAGTGAGGCACCCAAGGCAACAGAGGACACTGCTATCTCGCTGCTATCCCCAGGGGTTCCCACTGATGTACTGAGTGACACAAACCCCCCAGTCCTGGCCACTGCACTACCCAGAGGGGACATGGGAGCTGTGCGTCTGGCCAAACCATCCCCATGGCAGACCCCCACTGGAGAACAGCCAccactgcttgctgctgctctgccattCCCCAGTGCTCCTGGGGCTCCTTACCCACCTCTGGGTACTGCTTACCCACTCCCGGGGGCTGCTTACCCACCCCCAGGGACTGGGGCTggcaccctgcctgcagctgatgATGGAGCAGAGACACCAGCAAGCcctgacctcagtgctgctCGAGGAGCACCCATGTCTCCTTCTCTCGGGGGAACACAGCCATTGGAGACGGCAGCTGGTGCTCCCCAGGATGCTGATGGCGCTCGCTTGAATTCAGCTTCAGATGCTCCCAACCCAGCATCTTTTGTACCTGATGGACTGGCATGGCCTGCTGCTGGGGTCCAGGATGAGGGGGCCGAGGGTGCAGGGGACACAGCACAGTCAGGAGGTTCAGGAAATGGCAGTCCTTATTCAGATACCCAGACTGACACGAATCCTTCAGCCTTCAGTGTTCAGCAAGATCCAGCTAACACTGGAGAGCTGCCGACAGGAGGAACAGAAGCTTTGGCAAATGCCGAACTGTCCCCTCTGTCAGCTCttggggatggagcaggagcagcgCCGGCACTGGGACAAGGGCCCCTGCCTGGTCCCGCACctcctggcagtgctgggctggagccTGGTGTCTTGGAGGCTGAAGGACCAGGGGGCAGTGCTCCTGTGGCTGCTTATCCACCCCCAGGGGCTGCAGCCGGCCCTGTGTCTGGGTCAGAGACACCAGCGAGccctgacctcagtgctggggagcccCAGGGAGCTCCCGTGCCTCCGTCCTTTGGGGAGTCACAGCCACTGGGGATGGCAGCTGGTGCTCCCCAGGGAGcaggtctccctggagccaaTGGATCCAGCACCAGCTTGACTTCAGCATGGGATGcccccagctcagcagcttATGGACCAGCAGGACCCTCATCACCTGCCCTTGGGGTCCAGGCTGGCACAAATGTGGGGCTGCCGGCAGCAGAGGAGCATGGAGCTGGCCCAGCAGAGCAGGCGCTGGGAggagcaggcagtggggctggtttTGAGCCGCCTCTGGTCTCTGCTGCGGGCAGTGGGACAGTGGCTGGGAAGGATCAGCTGCCCGGGGCAGGTTCCTTGTCCGGTCCTGCTTCTCCCAGTGATGTGGTGGCAGCACCCTCGGTTTCAGAGGGTGGTGGAGCAGGACCCATCCCAGCCGCAGCCCTTGGCCCTGACAGCCTGTCCCTGGCCTCTCCAGACACTGAAACTGGTTCAGAGCTTGCTCTGGTGCAAGgggctgagagcagaggggatgcagcacaggcaggaaacCCAGAAAAGCCCTACACGGAGACAAGTCCTTCAGCCTTCAGTGTTCAGCAAGATCCAGCTAACACTGGAGAGCTGCCGACAGGAGGAACAGAAGCTTTGGCAAATGCCAAACTGTCCCCTCTGTCAGCTCttggggatggagcaggagcagagccgGCACTGGGACAAGGGCCCCTGCCTGGTCCCGCACctcctggcagtgctgggctggagccTGGTGTCTTGGAGGCTGAAGGACCAGGGGGCAGTGCTCCTGTGGCTGCTTACCCACCCCCAGGGGCTGCAGCCGGCCCTGTGTCTGGGTCAGAGACACCAGCGAGccctgacctcagtgctggggagcccCAGGGAGCTCCCGTGCCTCCGTCCTTTGGGGAGTCACAGCCACTGGGGATGGCAGCTGGTGCTCCCCAGGGAGcaggtctccctggagccaaTGGATCCAGCACCAGCTTGACTTCAGCATGGGATGcccccagctcagcagcttATGGACCAGCAGGACCCTCATCACCTGCCCTTGGGGTCCAGGCTGGCACAAATGTGGGGCTGCCGACAGCAGAGGAGCATGGAGCTGGCCCAGCGGAGCAGGCGCTGGGAggagcaggcagtggggctggtttTGAGCCGCCTCTGGTCTCTGCTGCGGGCAGTGGGACAGTGGCTGGGAAGGATCAGCTGCCCGGGGCAGGTTCCTCATCTGGTCCTGCCTCTCCCAGTGGTGCAGTTGCAGCATCCTCCGTTTTGGATCCATCCAGCCCAAGTTCTTCTGGACCTTGGCCGCCTTCCCTGGGTGCTGGGCCTGgggtccctcctgctgcaggagaaggggCAGGTGAAGCAGCTGGTGACAGAGGGTCCTCAGGGCAGTCCCAGGCCCCTGCTAGAGAGGGACCAGCTGCTTCAGGAGCCCCTGATGGAGAAATGAGCACTGTGCTGCAGTTTGCATCTTCTTCCCCATCTATAGAGGGGTCTTCATCACCTGGGACAGCTGTCGAGGCTGCTAATGGAGCAAGCCTtcctggagctggtggagctggtggTGCCTTGAGCACAGCCTTGGGGGCTCCTGGCCCTGAGGAACGCCCTGTGCCTGCCCCTGGCATCCAGAGCGGTGCCAGTCCTGGACTTTCTGATGCACAACTGAGCCAAGCCAATGTGGTGGAGCTGCCTGGAGGATCCTCAGTGAACGGGGGACCTTCCCCTGGTGCCAGcctgggggaaggagcaggagccaTCATGCAGAAGACATCAGGAGCACCAGCCCCatctgccctcccctcccctcagGAGACGCAGCCCCTGGTCCCAGTGGctcctgacagcagcagcatttccaaTGACATGGCCAcctctccagctgcttctctgcctctttccgGGCATGGGCTGAGCTCAGGGTTGGCACCCAATGGGGACAGCATCTCTGCCCCTGGCACCCAGAGTGGGAGCAGACCCCTGATGCCAGGGGCACAGCGTGGGCtggcaggagatgctggaggCGCTCAGACATGGTCTTTTGAAGACGAGGTGGCCTCAGGGATGCCAGCACCATTGGGAGAAGTGTCCCCCCGTGCTCCTGCATCCCCTGGTGCCGCCCTGGAGCTGCCTTCTGCTCCGCAGAGAGAAAACGCTGCAGAGGGAGTGTCCACCAACCCTGGGCTTTCTGCTCCGCTTTTGGCAT TTGCAGCTGTGCCCCTCTACCAGTACGGAGCGAGGGAAAACGATCGGCAGTATGTGGAGAGGAGGGTGGATTTTAATTCTCCACTTTTCAAGCCCGAGACTGGATTCCCATTTGGGAAAACCCTGCGTGACTCTCTCTAC TTTACAGACAATGGACAGATCATTTTCCCAGCCTCAGACAACAGCATCTTCACATACCCCAACCCTCCTCCCAGCGGCTTTAACGGCCACGAGGAGGTTCCCATTATCGCTGTGTTTTGGGACAACGCCGACTTCTCCAGAGGGGTTGGCACCACCTATTACCAG GAGTACTTCACCCTCAACACGGCCAAGCCTCCATTTGTCCGCGATGTGGAAGCAAAGGTTCGGCGGTACCTGAAGTCCTCCTACTCTGCAGTCTGGACCCTGAAGATCACCTGGGAGAGGGCACCTGCCTATACAGCGCGGACTGACACCCACAGG ACAATCACGTATCAGGCTGTTCTGACCACCGACGGCTTCAGGTCCTACGTCCTGATGCTGTACCAGGAGGGAGGCATGCAATGGGATTACACCAGGCTCGCTGCCACCAATGTACTCATTGGCTACACCAG CGGGGATGGTTTTTACCACAACGATGACCTGACTCAAAGACCTCCAGCCACTAAATATCGCCCTGACCAGTTCAGGGGCTACAACACAG ACCTCCGTGGGCTGTGGATTTACAAGCTGGAGAGCCGTGTGGGTGTCAACTACCGGCTGAAGTGCCTGGCGTGGACAGGGCGGCAGCAGGAGCCGCGGGCATGGACCCAAGGCCTGCCCGcctgcccctgctccctgcagcaagGGCAGCAGGACCCCCGCTTCAAGAGCAGCCGTGGAG GCTGGTGGGCTGCCCGTGTCTCCATGCTGCATTCCGCCTCTCCCAACCAGCACGGTGCTGGCATCCGCTGCCTGTATGACAGCCAGAGCCAGCTCATCGAGGGGCGGCAGGAGAGGTACTGGAGGTCCTTCAGGCAGACATCCCCCTACCGTG ACCAGGAGCTGAAGTTTTATGACTGGTGCTGTAACCAGGCTGGCAGCGCCCACCTCTGCGCCCGCTACAGTGAGAAGAGACCAAAGATTGGCTGTGGTGGATACCAGCTGCCTGGCATGG GTTCCTCAGAGGAGTCAGAGAGCTACTCGGAGGAGCAGAGAG GCGGAGAGGATGAATAA
- the LOC115611196 gene encoding mucin-4-like isoform X6 — protein MGTRGWTLSTFVGCCIWILHGLGAAAALPFTTEGPFSAGTASPITAESKGPSALVVGTAETSTVAADAETVETTLMESPPSPTFPPGAEPDAVVTGASKYTSTAPTWTNVTKPLNTSQDFERGLTAPAAATTAAAISAQHPTITPEAELDVTAAAPGTPLGTTPLFAGMKEDIAAVAREGEDLNPSTAAKSLPTIPPPAAAWEAQPTAGSPVGAGVTMLPSQGLTTAAGAVEEGVTLPLDIQSKDSANSSSPSPSTGGLLTAQQDRAVSGAVGITPEPVGEITPAAEGSPSASVPGDAGDAVNGEFSPPASTFLPLESPTASGTVGNLWEPSVLPDQAVLSPTTLLAPAGSEDWEGQGAPGSALSPAASEAPKATEDTAISLLSPGVPTDVLSDTNPPVLATALPRGDMGAVRLAKPSPWQTPTGEQPPLLAAALPFPSAPGAPYPPLGTAYPLPGAAYPPPGTGAGTLPAADDGAETPASPDLSAARGAPMSPSLGGTQPLETAAGAPQDADGARLNSASDAPNPASFVPDGLAWPAAGVQDEGAEGAGDTAQSGGSGNGSPYSDTQTDTNPSAFSVQQDPANTGELPTGGTEALANAELSPLSALGDGAGAAPALGQGPLPGPAPPGSAGLEPGVLEAEGPGGSAPVAAYPPPGAAAGPVSGSETPASPDLSAGEPQGAPVPPSFGESQPLGMAAGAPQGAGLPGANGSSTSLTSAWDAPSSAAYGPAGPSSPALGVQAGTNVGLPAAEEHGAGPAEQALGGAGSGAGFEPPLVSAAGSGTVAGKDQLPGAGSLSGPASPSDVVAAPSVSEGGGAGPIPAAALGPDSLSLASPDTETGSELALVQGAESRGDAAQAGNPEKPYTETSPSAFSVQQDPANTGELPTGGTEALANAKLSPLSALGDGAGAEPALGQGPLPGPAPPGSAGLEPGVLEAEGPGGSAPVAAYPPPGAAAGPVSGSETPASPDLSAGEPQGAPVPPSFGESQPLGMAAGAPQGAGLPGANGSSTSLTSAWDAPSSAAYGPAGPSSPALGVQAGTNVGLPTAEEHGAGPAEQALGGAGSGAGFEPPLVSAAGSGTVAGKDQLPGAGSSSGPASPSGAVAASSVLDPSSPSSSGPWPPSLGAGPGVPPAAGEGAGEAAGDRGSSGQSQAPAREGPAASGAPDGEMSTVLQFASSSPSIEGSSSPGTAVEAANGASLPGAGGAGGALSTALGAPGPEERPVPAPGIQSGASPGLSDAQLSQANVVELPGGSSVNGGPSPGASLGEGAGAIMQKTSGAPAPSALPSPQETQPLVPVAPDSSSISNDMATSPAASLPLSGHGLSSGLAPNGDSISAPGTQSGSRPLMPGAQRGLAGDAGGAQTWSFEDEVASGMPAPLGEVSPRAPASPGAALELPSAPQRENAAEGVSTNPGLSAPLLAFAAVPLYQYGARENDRQYVERRVDFNSPLFKPETGFPFGKTLRDSLYFTDNGQIIFPASDNSIFTYPNPPPSGFNGHEEVPIIAVFWDNADFSRGVGTTYYQEYFTLNTAKPPFVRDVEAKVRRYLKSSYSAVWTLKITWERAPAYTARTDTHRTITYQAVLTTDGFRSYVLMLYQEGGMQWDYTRLAATNVLIGYTSGDGFYHNDDLTQRPPATKYRPDQFRGYNTDLRGLWIYKLESRVGVNYRLKCLAWTGRQQEPRAWTQGLPACPCSLQQGQQDPRFKSSRGGWWAARVSMLHSASPNQHGAGIRCLYDSQSQLIEGRQERYWRSFRQTSPYRDQELKFYDWCCNQAGSAHLCARYSEKRPKIGCGGYQLPGMGGEDE, from the exons ATGGGGACCAGGGGATGGACACTTTCTACCTTCGTGGGATGCTGCATATGGATTCTGCACG GGctcggggctgctgctgccctcccttTTACTACCGAGGGGCCATTTTCTGCAGGGACGGCTTCTCCCATCACGGCAGAGAGCAAGGGGCCCAGTGCCCTGGTGGTGGGCACTGCAGAGACAAGCACCGTGGCGGCTGATGCTGAGACGGTGGAGACCACCCTCATGGAGAGCCCACCAAGCCCAACCTTCCCTCCCGGGGCTGAGCCAGATGCTGTGGTGACAGGGGCAAGCAAATACACCTCTACAGCACCGACTTGGACGAACGTGACCAAGCCGCTTAACACGTCTCAGGATTTTGAGAGGGGTTTgactgctcctgctgcagccacgACTGCTGCCGCCATCTCTGCACAGCACCCCACTATCACCCCGGAAGCAGAGCTTGATGTAACAGCAGCTGCTCCCGGCACCCCCCTGGGGACCACCCCTCTCTTTGCAGGTATGAAGGAGGACATCGCGGCTGTGGCCAGAGAAGGAGAAGATCTAAACCCCAGCACTGCCGCCAAGTCCCTCCCTACCATCCCTCCACCAGCAGCCGCCTGGGAGGCACAGCCAACTGCTGGCAGCCCTGTGGGTGCCGGTGTCACCATGCTGCCGAGCCAAGGGCTGACCACAGCTGCGGGAGCAGTTGAGGAAGGCGTTACCCTGCCCCTGGATATCCAAAGCAAAGACAGTGCCAACTCCTcgagccccagccccagcactgggggGCTGCTTACAGCCCAGCAGGACAGAGCGGTGAGCGGGGCTGTGGGCATCACCCCAGAGCCAGTGGGAGAAATTACCCCGGCTGCTGAGGGAAGTCCCTCAGCGTCAGTGCCTGGAGATGCAGGAGATGCAGTAAATGGTGAATTCAGCCCACCTGCCTCGACTTTCCTGCCCCTGGAGAGCCCAACAGCGTCGGGAACAGTGGGAAACCTATGGGAGCCCTCTGTCCTCCCCGACCAGGCAGTGCTGAGCCCAACTACTTTGCTGGCACCGGCCGGCAGTGAGGAttgggaagggcagggagcTCCTGGTTCAGCCTTGTCACCTGCAGCCAGTGAGGCACCCAAGGCAACAGAGGACACTGCTATCTCGCTGCTATCCCCAGGGGTTCCCACTGATGTACTGAGTGACACAAACCCCCCAGTCCTGGCCACTGCACTACCCAGAGGGGACATGGGAGCTGTGCGTCTGGCCAAACCATCCCCATGGCAGACCCCCACTGGAGAACAGCCAccactgcttgctgctgctctgccattCCCCAGTGCTCCTGGGGCTCCTTACCCACCTCTGGGTACTGCTTACCCACTCCCGGGGGCTGCTTACCCACCCCCAGGGACTGGGGCTggcaccctgcctgcagctgatgATGGAGCAGAGACACCAGCAAGCcctgacctcagtgctgctCGAGGAGCACCCATGTCTCCTTCTCTCGGGGGAACACAGCCATTGGAGACGGCAGCTGGTGCTCCCCAGGATGCTGATGGCGCTCGCTTGAATTCAGCTTCAGATGCTCCCAACCCAGCATCTTTTGTACCTGATGGACTGGCATGGCCTGCTGCTGGGGTCCAGGATGAGGGGGCCGAGGGTGCAGGGGACACAGCACAGTCAGGAGGTTCAGGAAATGGCAGTCCTTATTCAGATACCCAGACTGACACGAATCCTTCAGCCTTCAGTGTTCAGCAAGATCCAGCTAACACTGGAGAGCTGCCGACAGGAGGAACAGAAGCTTTGGCAAATGCCGAACTGTCCCCTCTGTCAGCTCttggggatggagcaggagcagcgCCGGCACTGGGACAAGGGCCCCTGCCTGGTCCCGCACctcctggcagtgctgggctggagccTGGTGTCTTGGAGGCTGAAGGACCAGGGGGCAGTGCTCCTGTGGCTGCTTATCCACCCCCAGGGGCTGCAGCCGGCCCTGTGTCTGGGTCAGAGACACCAGCGAGccctgacctcagtgctggggagcccCAGGGAGCTCCCGTGCCTCCGTCCTTTGGGGAGTCACAGCCACTGGGGATGGCAGCTGGTGCTCCCCAGGGAGcaggtctccctggagccaaTGGATCCAGCACCAGCTTGACTTCAGCATGGGATGcccccagctcagcagcttATGGACCAGCAGGACCCTCATCACCTGCCCTTGGGGTCCAGGCTGGCACAAATGTGGGGCTGCCGGCAGCAGAGGAGCATGGAGCTGGCCCAGCAGAGCAGGCGCTGGGAggagcaggcagtggggctggtttTGAGCCGCCTCTGGTCTCTGCTGCGGGCAGTGGGACAGTGGCTGGGAAGGATCAGCTGCCCGGGGCAGGTTCCTTGTCCGGTCCTGCTTCTCCCAGTGATGTGGTGGCAGCACCCTCGGTTTCAGAGGGTGGTGGAGCAGGACCCATCCCAGCCGCAGCCCTTGGCCCTGACAGCCTGTCCCTGGCCTCTCCAGACACTGAAACTGGTTCAGAGCTTGCTCTGGTGCAAGgggctgagagcagaggggatgcagcacaggcaggaaacCCAGAAAAGCCCTACACGGAGACAAGTCCTTCAGCCTTCAGTGTTCAGCAAGATCCAGCTAACACTGGAGAGCTGCCGACAGGAGGAACAGAAGCTTTGGCAAATGCCAAACTGTCCCCTCTGTCAGCTCttggggatggagcaggagcagagccgGCACTGGGACAAGGGCCCCTGCCTGGTCCCGCACctcctggcagtgctgggctggagccTGGTGTCTTGGAGGCTGAAGGACCAGGGGGCAGTGCTCCTGTGGCTGCTTACCCACCCCCAGGGGCTGCAGCCGGCCCTGTGTCTGGGTCAGAGACACCAGCGAGccctgacctcagtgctggggagcccCAGGGAGCTCCCGTGCCTCCGTCCTTTGGGGAGTCACAGCCACTGGGGATGGCAGCTGGTGCTCCCCAGGGAGcaggtctccctggagccaaTGGATCCAGCACCAGCTTGACTTCAGCATGGGATGcccccagctcagcagcttATGGACCAGCAGGACCCTCATCACCTGCCCTTGGGGTCCAGGCTGGCACAAATGTGGGGCTGCCGACAGCAGAGGAGCATGGAGCTGGCCCAGCGGAGCAGGCGCTGGGAggagcaggcagtggggctggtttTGAGCCGCCTCTGGTCTCTGCTGCGGGCAGTGGGACAGTGGCTGGGAAGGATCAGCTGCCCGGGGCAGGTTCCTCATCTGGTCCTGCCTCTCCCAGTGGTGCAGTTGCAGCATCCTCCGTTTTGGATCCATCCAGCCCAAGTTCTTCTGGACCTTGGCCGCCTTCCCTGGGTGCTGGGCCTGgggtccctcctgctgcaggagaaggggCAGGTGAAGCAGCTGGTGACAGAGGGTCCTCAGGGCAGTCCCAGGCCCCTGCTAGAGAGGGACCAGCTGCTTCAGGAGCCCCTGATGGAGAAATGAGCACTGTGCTGCAGTTTGCATCTTCTTCCCCATCTATAGAGGGGTCTTCATCACCTGGGACAGCTGTCGAGGCTGCTAATGGAGCAAGCCTtcctggagctggtggagctggtggTGCCTTGAGCACAGCCTTGGGGGCTCCTGGCCCTGAGGAACGCCCTGTGCCTGCCCCTGGCATCCAGAGCGGTGCCAGTCCTGGACTTTCTGATGCACAACTGAGCCAAGCCAATGTGGTGGAGCTGCCTGGAGGATCCTCAGTGAACGGGGGACCTTCCCCTGGTGCCAGcctgggggaaggagcaggagccaTCATGCAGAAGACATCAGGAGCACCAGCCCCatctgccctcccctcccctcagGAGACGCAGCCCCTGGTCCCAGTGGctcctgacagcagcagcatttccaaTGACATGGCCAcctctccagctgcttctctgcctctttccgGGCATGGGCTGAGCTCAGGGTTGGCACCCAATGGGGACAGCATCTCTGCCCCTGGCACCCAGAGTGGGAGCAGACCCCTGATGCCAGGGGCACAGCGTGGGCtggcaggagatgctggaggCGCTCAGACATGGTCTTTTGAAGACGAGGTGGCCTCAGGGATGCCAGCACCATTGGGAGAAGTGTCCCCCCGTGCTCCTGCATCCCCTGGTGCCGCCCTGGAGCTGCCTTCTGCTCCGCAGAGAGAAAACGCTGCAGAGGGAGTGTCCACCAACCCTGGGCTTTCTGCTCCGCTTTTGGCAT TTGCAGCTGTGCCCCTCTACCAGTACGGAGCGAGGGAAAACGATCGGCAGTATGTGGAGAGGAGGGTGGATTTTAATTCTCCACTTTTCAAGCCCGAGACTGGATTCCCATTTGGGAAAACCCTGCGTGACTCTCTCTAC TTTACAGACAATGGACAGATCATTTTCCCAGCCTCAGACAACAGCATCTTCACATACCCCAACCCTCCTCCCAGCGGCTTTAACGGCCACGAGGAGGTTCCCATTATCGCTGTGTTTTGGGACAACGCCGACTTCTCCAGAGGGGTTGGCACCACCTATTACCAG GAGTACTTCACCCTCAACACGGCCAAGCCTCCATTTGTCCGCGATGTGGAAGCAAAGGTTCGGCGGTACCTGAAGTCCTCCTACTCTGCAGTCTGGACCCTGAAGATCACCTGGGAGAGGGCACCTGCCTATACAGCGCGGACTGACACCCACAGG ACAATCACGTATCAGGCTGTTCTGACCACCGACGGCTTCAGGTCCTACGTCCTGATGCTGTACCAGGAGGGAGGCATGCAATGGGATTACACCAGGCTCGCTGCCACCAATGTACTCATTGGCTACACCAG CGGGGATGGTTTTTACCACAACGATGACCTGACTCAAAGACCTCCAGCCACTAAATATCGCCCTGACCAGTTCAGGGGCTACAACACAG ACCTCCGTGGGCTGTGGATTTACAAGCTGGAGAGCCGTGTGGGTGTCAACTACCGGCTGAAGTGCCTGGCGTGGACAGGGCGGCAGCAGGAGCCGCGGGCATGGACCCAAGGCCTGCCCGcctgcccctgctccctgcagcaagGGCAGCAGGACCCCCGCTTCAAGAGCAGCCGTGGAG GCTGGTGGGCTGCCCGTGTCTCCATGCTGCATTCCGCCTCTCCCAACCAGCACGGTGCTGGCATCCGCTGCCTGTATGACAGCCAGAGCCAGCTCATCGAGGGGCGGCAGGAGAGGTACTGGAGGTCCTTCAGGCAGACATCCCCCTACCGTG ACCAGGAGCTGAAGTTTTATGACTGGTGCTGTAACCAGGCTGGCAGCGCCCACCTCTGCGCCCGCTACAGTGAGAAGAGACCAAAGATTGGCTGTGGTGGATACCAGCTGCCTGGCATGG GCGGAGAGGATGAATAA